The Nocardioides marmorisolisilvae genomic interval GCACGTCTTCGGTGAGGCTCCCGACCTCGTGGACACTCGTCGGGCCGAGCCCGGACAGCGCGGTGACGAGCTGCTGGACCAGCGCGGGTGGCGCGGACGCGCCGGCGGTGATGCCGACCCGTCGTACGCCGTCGAGCCAGCCCAACTCGACGTCGCCGGCGTCGTCGACCAGGCGGGCACGGGTGCCCTCTGCCTCCGATACCTCGGCGAGCCGCTGGGAGTTCGAGGAGTTCTGCGAGCCGAGCACCAGCACCAGGTCGGACTCGCGCGCCACCTTGCGCACGGCCTGCTGGCGGTTGGTGGTGGCGTAGCAGATGTCGTCCTTGTGCGGTGCGGCCAGGACCGGGAACCGCGCGCGCAGCACCGCTGCGGTCTCGGCGGCCTCGTCGACCGCCAGCGTGGTCTGCATGACGTAGGCGACCCTCTCCGGGTCGGGCACCTGCACCCGCGCCGCCTCCTCGGGGTCGGCCACCACGATGACGTTGTCCGGTGCCTCCCCACGCGTGCCCACGACCTCCTCGTGGTCGTGGTGGCCGATCAGCAGCACGGTGTTGTCGTGCGCGGTGAACCGGCGTACCTCCTGGTGCACCTTGGAGACCAGCGGGCAGGTCGCGTCGATCACCTGCAGCCGGCGCCGCTCCGCGTCCCGGCGTACGTCGGGCGCGACGCCGTGCGCGGCCAGCACCACCACACTGCCCGGCGGGACCTCGTCTACCTCGCCGACGAAGATCGCCCCGCGGGCCTCGAGGTCCGCCACGACGTGCCGGTTGTGCACGATCTGGCGGCGGACATAGACCGGGCCGCCGAACTGGTCCAGCGCGCGCTCGACGATCTCGATCGCCCGCTCGACCCCGGCGCAGAACGAGCGGGGCCCGGCGAGCAGCAGGTCGCGTTCGCCCGTGGCGGCCGCCCAGCGGTCGATGATCGGAGCCGCCCGGCGCAGCGCGGCGAGCGCGGTGACGCCTCGCGCCGGCGTACCCATGCTGAGCAGCCGGTGCTGCGGCCCGTCCACGATGGCCCGCAGCACCACGGAGGTCCCGTCGTCGGAGACCAGCAGCCCGGACTCGGTGTCGACCGCGATCGCGCCGGTCGCCGCGAGCGCGGCGCGCTCGGCGGCGGACTCGACGACGTGGTCGGTGCTGACCAGCGGCCCCTGGTGGACGGGGAGCCCCTCGCGGCGCAGCTCTCCGGCCAGCAGCACCGACGCTGGGGTGGGCAGCACCCGCTCCCCGGCTCGGACCTCGCTGGCCACCACGAGGTCGCCTGGCCCGAGCCCGTCGACGAGGGCGCCGGCCACGCCGGCGACCAGGGTCGGCCCGGGGCGCGCCTCGCCGGCGGACCTGCCGGTGCGCACCACCTCGGCGTGCGGGAGGCGGTCCCCGCGCAGGCCGGCCAGCGCCAGCCACTCCGTGCGCAGCGGTGTGCAGACTGTGGCGGTCATGCGGGCCTCCTCTCGTCCCGGCCGCGGAACCGTTCGAGGTAGCGACCCAGCGCCCAGATGGGGAACACCAGCCGGTAGAGCCGGTAGGAGATGTAGAAGTCGCCCGGGAACCCCGTCCCGGTGTAGCGGTCCTCGTCCCAGCCGCCGTCCTCGCGCTGGGTCTCGACGAGGTGGCGCAGGCCGCGCGCGACCGCGTCGGAGTCCTCGTCGGCGGCGAGGAGCGCGAGCAGCGCCCAGGCGGTCTGGGAGGGCGTCGAGTCACCGCGGCCGATCCAGGTCGGGTCGCGATAGGACCGCAGGTCCTCGCCCCAGCCACCGTCGTCGTTCTGGTGGTCCTCCAGCCAGCGCACCGCGCGGCGGACCACCGGGTCGTCGGTGGGCATCCCGGCCGCGACCAGGGCCGGTACGGCGGCGCCCGTGCCGTAGACGTGGTTCGCGCCCCACCGGCCGAACCAGGAGCCGTCCTGCTCCTGGGCGTCCAGCAGCCACTGCACCCCGCGACGGCACGGCTCCTCCTCGGCGCGCCCCTCCGCGGCCAGCATCTCCACGACGTGTGCGGTGACGTCGGCCGAGGGCGGGTCGATCACTGCGCCGAAGTCGCAGAACGGCAGTTTCTCCGCCCAGGTCCGGGTGTTGTCGGCGTCGAACGCGCCCCAGCCGCCGTCACGCGACTGCATGCCGGTGAGCCAGGCGACGGACCGGTCCAGGGCGGCGCCGAGCCGCTTCGGCTCCGGGTGGTCGACCCGGCGCAGCGCGAGCACGATCTCGGCGGTGTCGTCGGTGTCGGGGTAGACGTCGTTGGCGAACTCGAACGCCCAGCCCGCGCTCGGCAGGTCGGGTCGGCGCACCTGCCAGTCGCCGTCGGCGGTGATCTGCTCGTCGAGCAGCCAGTCGGTCGCGCGCAGGACATCGGGATCGTCCGGGGCCACCCCCGCGTCGAGGAGGGCGGCGACGGCGAGGCCGGTGTCCCACACCGGGGACTGGCACGCCTCGAGCCAGCGGATCGGTCCGTCCTCGGTCTCCTCGTGGACCGTGAACCCGTCGAGCCCGGCCAGGCCGGCCCGCATCACCGGGTGGTCGAGGGAGTAGCCCATCAGGTGCAGCGCGATCAGCGAGTAGACCCAAGGCGGCTGGATGCCGCCCCAGCCGCCGTCAGCCTCCTGGCGGGCCACGATCCACTCGACCGCGCGGCGCATGGCCAGGTTGCGCAACGGCTTGACCGGCAGGCTGGTGTAGCCGTGCAGCAGCACGTCGAGCCGCTGGAACAGACCCGACCAGGACGGCAGTCGGTCCTTCGGGGGTCGCGGCGCGCCGGTGCGCAGGTCGGCCGCGTCGAAGGACACCGGGCGGACCGGCCGCAACGCGCTGACGATGGTCAGCGGCACGATCGTCTGGCGGGCCCAGCAGCCCCAGTCGTAGATGTTCAGCGGCGCCCACGACGGCAGGAAGATCAGCTCGGGGGGCAGGTCGGGGCAGTCGTGCCAGGACCAGAGTCCGAACAGGGACAGCCACATGTGGGTGAAGACCCGGCATCCCTCGAGGCCGCCGTTGGCACGCACGAACGCGGCCGCGCGCTGGAGGTGCTCGGCAGCCGGGTCGTCACCGGCCATCCGCAGCGCCACCCAGGCCTCCACGGTGGTGGACACGTCGCCGGGGCCGCCCGCGAACGTGCTCCACGAGCCATCGGCGGCCTGCTGCGAGCGGATCCAGCGCGCGGTCTGCTCGTCGCCGTCCGCGGTGGCTATGCCCAGGAAGTGCCGCAGCATCAGGTCCTCGGCGTCCATCGTCACATTGGTGGCCAGGTCCCCCTTCCACCAGCCCTCGTCATGCTGCAGTGCACGCAGCCGACCGACCGCGGCGTCGAGGCAGTGGCTTACGTCGGCGGCGGTCTCGGTGCGCGGCCCGGAGCCGGTCCGGCGCTGGGTCTCGAGGAAGGTGCTCACGCTGTTCACAGGTCACGCTCCACGATGAAGCGAGCGAGCTCGTCGAGCTGCGCCCGGGCGACGGGTTCGAGGGACAGGCCGTCGAGCGCGGCGCCCGCGACGGTGATTCGGCGGCGCGCCTCGTCACGGGCCCAGTCACGGCCGCCGGCCCGGTCCACCAGATCGGCCGCGCGGCGCAGCTCGGAGTCGTCGGGGTCTCGCGGGTCCGCCAGCCAGGCGGCCAGCTCACGGCCCGCGGCGCCGCCGTACTCAAGGGCGTGGACGACGGGCATCGTCTTCTTGCGCGACCTCAGGTCGGAGAAGACGGGCTTGCCGGTGCGCTCGGGCCAGCCCCAGATGCCGAGCAGGTCGTCGACGAGCTGGAAGGCGATCCCGAGCTCGTTGCCGAAGCAGCGGAACGCCTCGGTAGCGTCCGCTCCCGCCCCGGCGAGCACGGCGCCGAGCTCGGCGCTCACGCCGAGCAGCGCGCCGGTCTTGCCCGCGGCCATGTCGATGCACTCGGCGAGGCCGACGTCGTCACGCTGTTCGAAGGCCACGTCGAGGACCTGACCGCGGATCAGCTCGCGGGTGGCCACGGTCAGTGCCTTGTCGGCGGCCAGGGCGTACGGCGAGTCCGCCTCGTCGAGCACCTCGTGGGCCAGCGAGAGCATCGCGTCGCCGACCAGCACCGCGGTCGGGTCGCCCCAGATCGACCAGACGGTGCGCCGGTGCCGTCGCTCGGTGTCACGGTCCATCAGGTCGTCGTGGACCAGGGAGAAGTTGTGCACGAGCTCCACCGCGACCGCGCCCGGGACCACCTCCGCAGCGGAACCGCCCACGGCCTCGCTGGCCAGGAAGACCAGTCCCGGCCGGACCGCCTTGCCGGTGTCGGCCGCCAGCGGGCGGCCCTGCTCATCGCACCAGCCGAGGTGGTAGGAGGTCACCAGGCGGGTGTGCGGGTCGAGCCGGTCGACCGCCGTACGCAGAGCGGGGTCGAGCAGCCCACGCCCGCGTCCCAGTGCCTCCACCGCGATCGCACTCATCGCGCCACCGCCCTGGGTGTCGCTGCGCGAGGGAGGGAGCCGACACGTCCACGACCGGCGCTTCCACGAACCGATGCCACCGCAGCCTCGCCACTGCGCGCGGCGCCCTCCATGGTGGCGGGCCAGCCGGTGTCGGTCCACGCACCGGCGAGGTGCAGCCCGGGCAGCCGGGTGCGGGCAGGGGGACGCCAGCGTCCGCTGCCCGGGGCGGGGCGGAACGTGGCTCGTGGTTCACGGGTCACGAAGAACTCCTTCACCTGTGCGTCTGCGGATGCTGGGAGAAGCCGGCGGAGCGCCGGGAGGACGAGGTCGCGGATCTCGGCGACGGGGCGCTCGACGAGGGCGTCGGCCGCCGACAGCGACAGTGCGAGGTACTGCCCGTCGGCGAGGCCGGCCTGCGGTGTCCGGTCGAAGACCCACTGCAGCGGGCTGTCGACCGCGGCCACGAACGAGGTGTCCAGCACGGGACGGTCCAAGACGATGTGCACGTTGACGATCGGCGAGGCACCGAGCCGGCCGGACCAGCCGGGCTCGAGGTCGACCGCGCCGTCGGGCAGCAGCGCCTCGGTGGTACCGGGCGGAGTCGCCAGCACCACGTCGTCGTACGGCGCGGTGCTGTCGTCGGTGGTGACCAGCCAGCCCCCGTCGTCCGGATCGAGCGCGCGCACCCGCTCCCGGACACGTACGGCGGCGCCGGCGCCGGCCAGGGCGCGGGCCGCGGCATCGCCGTGCAGCTGCTGGAGGGGAACCCGGGACCAGCCGATGTCGGCGGCGTCGGCATGCTGCAACAGGCCGATCTGGAACACGGTGGCGGCCAGCGCGAGCGAGGCCTCGGCCGCCGGGGCGTTCAGGGTGGCCACCCCGATCAGGTCCCATACGGCCTCGACCGCGCGGTCCGACTGTCCGTGCCGGGCCAGCCAGTCACCGAAGGACCGGCCGTCGACCGAGGCGTCGGTGCGATCGACACGACCCAGCGCCAGGGCCGCGGTGATCACCCGAGCCCGCTCCCCCGGGGTCAGCCACCGGTAGCGGGCCAGGGCGGCCCCGAGGTGCAGCGGGGCGGGCAGCGCGGTGCGGCGCAGTCGTCCGACGCCGGTGTGCTCGCCGCTGCGCACCGGCACGTCGAGACGAGGCTGCAGGACGACCTGGTCGGCGACCCCGAGCCGCTCCAGCAGCGCGAGATAGGAGGTGCAGCAGCGCAGGAAGACGTGCTGACCGTTGTCGACCCACAGACCGTCGCGCTGGAAGGAGTGCGTCAGGCCCCCGAGCCGGGGACGGGCCTCGAACAGGGTGACGTCGTACCCGGCGTCCGCGCAGCCGAGGGCCGCGGTGATGCCGGCAAGCCCACCGCCAACGACCGCCAGGCGGCCCCTCATCCGCCGACTCCGGCGAGTGACGACAGCGCGACCCGGGCCTTCTCCCCGGCGCTCAACGAGAGTCGCCGGTCGTAGACAGCCACCGGGTTCGCCTCGATCCGGGTGAGCAGGTGGTGATAGATGCCGGCCATCGCACGGCAGGACGCCGCGCTGCGCCAGTCGAGGTACGGGACCAGGCGTAGGCCCAGCGAGTACCAGTCCTCGGCGCGGGCGGCGGCGTACCGCAGGTAGCCCGCGAGCCGGCCCTGCGGGTCGTCGAGGACGCCGGTGCCGTCCAGGGCGAGGTGGATGCCGAACCGCTCGAGCTCGTCGGCGGGCAGGTAGATCCTGCCGTTGCTCAGGTCCTCGCGGACGTCACGCAGGATGTTGGTCTGTTGCAGCGCGATGCCCAGCTGGTCGGCGTACGTCGACGCGGTGCCGTCGTCGTGGGCGCGCTCGCGGCCGAAGATCGACAGGCAGAGCCGACCGACCGACCCGGCGACCAGTCGGCAGTAGTGCACCAGTTCGTCGAAGTCGCCGATCCGGACCTGCCCGAGGTCGAGCTCGACGCCCTCGACCAGCTCCTCGAACGCCTCCATCGGGACGGGGTAGCGACGGGCTGCGTCGGCGACCGCCGCGTAGACGGGATCGGTGGAGTCGTCGAGCCGGCCGAGCTCCTTGCGCACGTCGGAGAGCGCCGCCTGCTTCGCGGCCACCGGCAGGTCTCCGTCGCCGATGTCGTCGATCCGGCGCGCCAGGGCGTAGAGCGCGCACAGGGCGTCCCGCTTGGCCGGCGGCAGCAGCCGGATGCCGTAGTAGAAGTTCTTCGCCTCGGACCGGGTGATCTCGACGGCCTCTCGATAGGCCTCGCTGGTGGTCGTCATCGGTGTGCCTCCCCGCTGTCGTCGGTGACGGTGGTGGCCAGCGCGCTGCGCGCGAGCAGGCCGACGAGCCGGGCCGCGGTGCCGGGGCGAGACGGGCGGGCCGCGGTGGCGAGCACGTCGCCGTGGGTACGCCGCAGGGCCGCCACCGTCGCGCGGCCACCGGCGACGAAGCCGGCGACGCATGGGCGGGCCCAACCGCGCAGCTCGCGGACCAGCGGGGCGCCCGACTCGAGCAACCGGGCGGCGCGCTCGATCTCGAACCGCATCATCGACGCCAGCTGGGGAGTCGCGGAGGGCAGGTCGAGGTCGGTCTCCGCGACGCCGTACCGGTCGAGATCCTCGCCGGGCAGGTAGATCCGGCCGGCACAACGGTCCTCGGCGACGTCCTGCCAGTGCTCGAGGAGCTGCAGCGCGGTGCACACCCGGTCGGACAGCTCGACGTTGGCGGCGGTGGCCGCGCCGAACACCTGGAGCACGATGCGGCCGACCGGGTCCGCGCTGAGCCGGCAGTAGTCCCGTAGCTCGTCGAGGCTGCGGTAGCGATTGACCCGCTGGTCCTGCAGGTTCGCCGCGATCAGGTCGCGGAACGGTTGCTGGTCGACGCCCCGGGCGACCACGGTGCGTTGCAGGTCGTCGAGGACCGGGTCGTCGATGCGGGCGCCGTCCCACGTGGCCGGCAGCCGAGCCTCGAGTGCGCGCAACTGGGCGACGCGGTCCCCGATCGCCGCATCGCCCAGCTCGTCCACGGTGCGCGCATAGGCGTAGACCGCGTGCAGCGCCTCACGGTGGCGCCGGGGCAGCACCGCCAGCGCGACCGGGAAGTTCTCCCCGCGCTCCCGCTCACGCAGGGCGCGGGCGATCCCAGGCACCGTGCTGGGAGCAACGTCGCTGGTCACCCTTCGATCGTGGATCCTCAAGGAATGCGAAGTCTGCGAACGGGAACCACAATCCCCTGGGCAGAAGTTGTCAGGTTCGTACAATGGGAGGCGGAGGGCGCCATGACTGTGACCAGCCAGGCCCGAGGTGAGCTCGAGACTGCACTGCTCGCCCGGCTGCCGAGGCTGCTCATCGACGTCCGGATCGGCCTGCAGGACCTCTGGCCGGACTACGCGGACTTCCTGGAGAGCGACCACGACGGCGTCGAGGAGGCCGCCGCCCTGTTCGTACGTCGGTTCCTCGAGATCTCCGAGCCCGACGACCCGGCCGCACGCCCGCGTCCCGGGGACGAGACGCTGCACCTGGTCTTCGAGCAGGTCGGTCGTCGCCAGCACCAGCTGGGCAACGACCTGACCCGGTTGCTCACCGCCTTCCAGGTCGGGTCGCGGGTCGCGTGGCGACATGTGTCGGCGGTGGCCCTGGATGCCGCCCTTCCCCCGGAGTCCCTGGCCTCGCTGGCCGATGCGGTGTTCGTCTTCGTCAACAAGCTGTCGATGGCCTCCGCGCGCGGCTACGTGCTCGAGCAGATCGATGACGCCCGCGCCAACGAGCGGAACCGCGAGGAGCTCGCTGCGCTGCTGCTGTCCGGCCGCGCCGGCCTGTCGGCGGTGCGGTCCGCGGCCACCCGCGCCGGCTGGCGTATCCCGGAGACCGCGGCCGTCGTGCTCATCGATCCGGACGACAGCGCCGCCCGCAAGGT includes:
- the ispH gene encoding 4-hydroxy-3-methylbut-2-enyl diphosphate reductase — protein: MTATVCTPLRTEWLALAGLRGDRLPHAEVVRTGRSAGEARPGPTLVAGVAGALVDGLGPGDLVVASEVRAGERVLPTPASVLLAGELRREGLPVHQGPLVSTDHVVESAAERAALAATGAIAVDTESGLLVSDDGTSVVLRAIVDGPQHRLLSMGTPARGVTALAALRRAAPIIDRWAAATGERDLLLAGPRSFCAGVERAIEIVERALDQFGGPVYVRRQIVHNRHVVADLEARGAIFVGEVDEVPPGSVVVLAAHGVAPDVRRDAERRRLQVIDATCPLVSKVHQEVRRFTAHDNTVLLIGHHDHEEVVGTRGEAPDNVIVVADPEEAARVQVPDPERVAYVMQTTLAVDEAAETAAVLRARFPVLAAPHKDDICYATTNRQQAVRKVARESDLVLVLGSQNSSNSQRLAEVSEAEGTRARLVDDAGDVELGWLDGVRRVGITAGASAPPALVQQLVTALSGLGPTSVHEVGSLTEDVQFALPKEVTPA
- the shc gene encoding squalene--hopene cyclase; protein product: MNSVSTFLETQRRTGSGPRTETAADVSHCLDAAVGRLRALQHDEGWWKGDLATNVTMDAEDLMLRHFLGIATADGDEQTARWIRSQQAADGSWSTFAGGPGDVSTTVEAWVALRMAGDDPAAEHLQRAAAFVRANGGLEGCRVFTHMWLSLFGLWSWHDCPDLPPELIFLPSWAPLNIYDWGCWARQTIVPLTIVSALRPVRPVSFDAADLRTGAPRPPKDRLPSWSGLFQRLDVLLHGYTSLPVKPLRNLAMRRAVEWIVARQEADGGWGGIQPPWVYSLIALHLMGYSLDHPVMRAGLAGLDGFTVHEETEDGPIRWLEACQSPVWDTGLAVAALLDAGVAPDDPDVLRATDWLLDEQITADGDWQVRRPDLPSAGWAFEFANDVYPDTDDTAEIVLALRRVDHPEPKRLGAALDRSVAWLTGMQSRDGGWGAFDADNTRTWAEKLPFCDFGAVIDPPSADVTAHVVEMLAAEGRAEEEPCRRGVQWLLDAQEQDGSWFGRWGANHVYGTGAAVPALVAAGMPTDDPVVRRAVRWLEDHQNDDGGWGEDLRSYRDPTWIGRGDSTPSQTAWALLALLAADEDSDAVARGLRHLVETQREDGGWDEDRYTGTGFPGDFYISYRLYRLVFPIWALGRYLERFRGRDERRPA
- a CDS encoding polyprenyl synthetase family protein; the encoded protein is MSAIAVEALGRGRGLLDPALRTAVDRLDPHTRLVTSYHLGWCDEQGRPLAADTGKAVRPGLVFLASEAVGGSAAEVVPGAVAVELVHNFSLVHDDLMDRDTERRHRRTVWSIWGDPTAVLVGDAMLSLAHEVLDEADSPYALAADKALTVATRELIRGQVLDVAFEQRDDVGLAECIDMAAGKTGALLGVSAELGAVLAGAGADATEAFRCFGNELGIAFQLVDDLLGIWGWPERTGKPVFSDLRSRKKTMPVVHALEYGGAAGRELAAWLADPRDPDDSELRRAADLVDRAGGRDWARDEARRRITVAGAALDGLSLEPVARAQLDELARFIVERDL
- the hpnE gene encoding hydroxysqualene dehydroxylase HpnE: MRGRLAVVGGGLAGITAALGCADAGYDVTLFEARPRLGGLTHSFQRDGLWVDNGQHVFLRCCTSYLALLERLGVADQVVLQPRLDVPVRSGEHTGVGRLRRTALPAPLHLGAALARYRWLTPGERARVITAALALGRVDRTDASVDGRSFGDWLARHGQSDRAVEAVWDLIGVATLNAPAAEASLALAATVFQIGLLQHADAADIGWSRVPLQQLHGDAAARALAGAGAAVRVRERVRALDPDDGGWLVTTDDSTAPYDDVVLATPPGTTEALLPDGAVDLEPGWSGRLGASPIVNVHIVLDRPVLDTSFVAAVDSPLQWVFDRTPQAGLADGQYLALSLSAADALVERPVAEIRDLVLPALRRLLPASADAQVKEFFVTREPRATFRPAPGSGRWRPPARTRLPGLHLAGAWTDTGWPATMEGAARSGEAAVASVRGSAGRGRVGSLPRAATPRAVAR
- the hpnD gene encoding presqualene diphosphate synthase HpnD, producing MTTTSEAYREAVEITRSEAKNFYYGIRLLPPAKRDALCALYALARRIDDIGDGDLPVAAKQAALSDVRKELGRLDDSTDPVYAAVADAARRYPVPMEAFEELVEGVELDLGQVRIGDFDELVHYCRLVAGSVGRLCLSIFGRERAHDDGTASTYADQLGIALQQTNILRDVREDLSNGRIYLPADELERFGIHLALDGTGVLDDPQGRLAGYLRYAAARAEDWYSLGLRLVPYLDWRSAASCRAMAGIYHHLLTRIEANPVAVYDRRLSLSAGEKARVALSSLAGVGG
- the hpnC gene encoding squalene synthase HpnC, with product MTSDVAPSTVPGIARALRERERGENFPVALAVLPRRHREALHAVYAYARTVDELGDAAIGDRVAQLRALEARLPATWDGARIDDPVLDDLQRTVVARGVDQQPFRDLIAANLQDQRVNRYRSLDELRDYCRLSADPVGRIVLQVFGAATAANVELSDRVCTALQLLEHWQDVAEDRCAGRIYLPGEDLDRYGVAETDLDLPSATPQLASMMRFEIERAARLLESGAPLVRELRGWARPCVAGFVAGGRATVAALRRTHGDVLATAARPSRPGTAARLVGLLARSALATTVTDDSGEAHR
- a CDS encoding PucR family transcriptional regulator; the protein is MTVTSQARGELETALLARLPRLLIDVRIGLQDLWPDYADFLESDHDGVEEAAALFVRRFLEISEPDDPAARPRPGDETLHLVFEQVGRRQHQLGNDLTRLLTAFQVGSRVAWRHVSAVALDAALPPESLASLADAVFVFVNKLSMASARGYVLEQIDDARANERNREELAALLLSGRAGLSAVRSAATRAGWRIPETAAVVLIDPDDSAARKVLDRLGPGTLPIRTSELYGAIVPDASGHAGRAQLVRQLQGAGAVVGSDVPLPKLPRSTEVAQVAFRLVRAGVLHGDPVFADEHLDSIIVWRDEGLLRALRRRALAPLDDLTEGARERLLETLSCWLRLQGDRHAMAEELSIHPQTVRYRLGQLHDLFGEQLDDPVSRSRLFLALQWSDNGTDD